One Kallotenue papyrolyticum genomic window carries:
- a CDS encoding carbonic anhydrase, producing the protein MTTLLPVERVDDIDERYRNTPIERLLRYHNLQEPFATHTRPELLIGMCMDNRKLLRLPKNFAFVVRTGGANLRYSVFHLSYAIAVGGVEAIALIGHTQCGMAGLAQRREAFIQGMVEHAGWERQRAEAHFTMYAPLYEIEDPVAFVLDETQSLRRRYPRVTVAPLLYRVEDDRLYQIAEA; encoded by the coding sequence ATGACGACCCTGCTACCGGTTGAACGCGTTGACGACATCGATGAGCGCTACCGTAACACACCCATCGAGCGCCTGCTGCGCTACCACAACCTCCAGGAACCCTTTGCGACGCACACGCGCCCCGAACTGCTGATCGGCATGTGCATGGACAACCGTAAGCTCCTGCGCCTGCCGAAGAACTTCGCCTTTGTGGTGCGCACCGGCGGTGCCAATCTGCGCTACAGCGTCTTCCACCTCTCCTACGCCATCGCCGTGGGCGGCGTCGAAGCCATCGCGCTGATCGGCCATACGCAGTGCGGCATGGCCGGCCTGGCGCAGCGCCGCGAGGCTTTCATCCAGGGCATGGTCGAGCATGCCGGCTGGGAGCGCCAGCGCGCCGAGGCGCACTTCACCATGTACGCGCCGCTGTACGAGATCGAAGATCCAGTCGCCTTTGTGCTGGACGAGACGCAGAGCCTGCGTCGCCGTTATCCGCGCGTGACGGTCGCGCCGCTGCTCTACCGCGTCGAGGACGATCGCCTCTACCAGATCGCCGAGGCGTGA
- a CDS encoding putative glycoside hydrolase yields MEWSTLRRLPLLFGLLLALAACGGPAIPLTGRVTDAYTGQPVVNATLTFGKREPLTTDANGSYVTTAWSPKEQLTIAVPGYEPLTLDLAQRPELTATTPQTKTLEVTLRPNVLRGRITNAYSGEPVANARVLVSDVISATTDANGQYTLQGVPESFQIQVTAPDFAEARADISRSTTHDLALRPNVLRGTITDRYSGQPLAGVEVRAGAVSATTDDQGRYELRDVPENAQISARLDGYDEVTQPLSATTTLDLALRPNVISGTVVDAQTGKPLAEAVVIATPGITATAVASTRTDAQGRYTLENVPEGAYIKALLPGYKRGETQVAEGQLSSEIKLEPFFAKALYLKANVAANGMDTVKKYYDIIDRTELNAIVIDIKSDNLADVGFIYYQSQVPEIVEAGTSADYMPIREMLAEAKRRNIYTIARIHIFAHDNALLEKHPDWYVQKDGKPWFAHFGIAWLDTYDERVWNYNIKLAVEVAQLGFDEIQFDYIRFPSDGDLEGTVFKGPRDWRNNPDEMYNTVGRFMQRAQKAINEAGAYFGVDVFGYVAWKPQPNIGQNLQVMGKYADYVYPMVYPSHFVPGELGFDNPGAHPYELVDFSMQKVKDQLVGEASRAKVRPWLQDFTLIWVPDHMIVRYGAKEVRAQIDAAEKNIANGVAGWALWDPDNDYEVDALKSE; encoded by the coding sequence ATGGAATGGTCCACCCTGCGGCGGCTGCCGCTGCTGTTCGGCCTGCTGCTGGCGCTGGCCGCCTGTGGTGGCCCGGCGATCCCGCTGACCGGACGGGTCACCGACGCCTACACCGGTCAACCGGTCGTCAACGCCACCCTGACCTTCGGCAAACGCGAGCCGCTGACCACCGATGCCAACGGCAGCTACGTCACCACCGCCTGGAGTCCCAAAGAGCAACTGACGATCGCCGTGCCCGGCTACGAGCCGCTCACACTCGATCTAGCCCAGCGCCCCGAGCTGACGGCCACCACGCCCCAGACCAAGACGCTGGAGGTTACGCTGCGGCCCAATGTGCTGCGCGGCAGGATCACCAACGCTTATAGCGGCGAGCCGGTGGCCAACGCGCGCGTGCTGGTCAGCGATGTGATCAGCGCCACCACCGACGCCAACGGGCAGTATACGCTGCAGGGCGTGCCCGAGAGCTTCCAGATCCAGGTCACCGCGCCCGATTTTGCCGAGGCGCGTGCCGACATCAGCCGCAGCACCACGCATGACCTGGCGCTGCGACCCAACGTGCTGCGCGGCACGATCACCGATCGCTACAGCGGCCAGCCCCTGGCCGGCGTCGAGGTGCGCGCCGGCGCGGTCAGCGCCACCACCGATGATCAGGGGCGCTACGAGCTGCGCGACGTGCCCGAAAACGCGCAGATCAGCGCGCGGCTGGACGGCTACGACGAGGTTACCCAACCGCTCAGCGCTACCACCACGCTGGATCTAGCGCTGCGGCCCAACGTGATCAGCGGCACGGTGGTGGATGCCCAGACCGGCAAGCCGCTGGCGGAAGCGGTGGTGATCGCCACGCCGGGGATCACTGCTACGGCGGTCGCCTCCACGCGCACCGACGCGCAGGGGCGCTACACGCTGGAGAACGTGCCCGAAGGCGCCTACATCAAAGCGCTGCTGCCCGGCTACAAGCGCGGCGAGACCCAGGTGGCCGAGGGTCAGCTCAGCTCCGAGATCAAACTGGAGCCGTTCTTCGCCAAGGCGCTCTACCTCAAAGCCAACGTCGCCGCCAACGGCATGGATACGGTCAAGAAATACTACGATATCATCGATCGCACCGAGCTGAACGCGATCGTGATCGACATCAAGTCCGACAACCTGGCCGATGTCGGCTTTATCTACTACCAGTCGCAGGTGCCGGAGATCGTCGAGGCGGGCACCTCGGCGGACTACATGCCGATCCGCGAGATGCTGGCCGAGGCCAAGCGCCGCAACATCTACACCATCGCGCGCATCCACATCTTCGCCCACGACAACGCGCTGCTGGAGAAGCATCCCGACTGGTACGTCCAAAAGGACGGCAAGCCCTGGTTCGCCCATTTCGGCATCGCCTGGCTCGATACCTACGACGAGCGCGTCTGGAACTACAACATCAAACTGGCGGTCGAGGTGGCTCAGCTCGGCTTCGATGAGATTCAGTTCGACTATATCCGCTTCCCGTCCGACGGCGACCTAGAGGGCACGGTCTTCAAAGGACCGCGCGACTGGCGCAACAACCCTGACGAGATGTACAACACCGTCGGGCGCTTCATGCAGCGCGCGCAGAAGGCGATCAACGAGGCCGGCGCCTACTTCGGCGTGGACGTCTTCGGCTACGTAGCCTGGAAGCCGCAGCCCAACATCGGGCAGAACCTGCAGGTGATGGGCAAGTACGCCGACTACGTCTATCCGATGGTCTATCCCTCGCACTTCGTGCCGGGCGAGCTCGGCTTCGACAATCCGGGCGCGCATCCGTATGAGCTGGTTGATTTCTCGATGCAGAAGGTTAAGGATCAACTGGTTGGTGAGGCCAGCCGCGCCAAGGTGCGTCCCTGGTTGCAGGACTTTACGCTGATCTGGGTGCCCGACCATATGATCGTGCGCTATGGCGCCAAAGAGGTGCGTGCGCAGATCGATGCCGCCGAGAAGAATATTGCCAACGGCGTGGCCGGCTGGGCGCTGTGGGATCCCGACAACGACTACGAGGTGGACGCGCTGAAGTCGGAGTAG
- a CDS encoding VTT domain-containing protein, whose amino-acid sequence MTRMIKDSPSPADVAAGARPAQRSAIGRILLIIALALVLNLLVLRIPRAWIAALSAYGLLGYLAAFVITAMANASVVVPVPYPALIAQLASVLGNPLGVALAGAAGSTLGESTAFLVGRAGKHAIAHTRAYRWLCRHLHSPWRTWLLLFVLSAPPNPFFDVAGITAGSLGLPYWLFLSATFAGRVVKLLFFAGLGAQFL is encoded by the coding sequence ATGACGCGTATGATCAAGGACTCACCCTCGCCGGCGGACGTTGCAGCCGGTGCCCGCCCCGCGCAGCGCAGCGCCATCGGGCGCATTTTGCTGATCATCGCACTGGCGCTGGTGCTCAACCTGCTGGTGCTGCGCATTCCACGCGCCTGGATCGCGGCGCTCAGCGCGTATGGCCTGCTCGGCTATCTGGCCGCCTTTGTGATCACCGCCATGGCCAACGCCTCGGTCGTGGTGCCGGTGCCCTACCCGGCGCTGATCGCGCAACTGGCCAGCGTGCTAGGCAATCCGCTGGGCGTGGCCCTGGCCGGCGCTGCCGGCTCGACGCTGGGCGAGAGCACCGCCTTCCTGGTCGGACGCGCTGGCAAGCACGCCATCGCGCACACGCGCGCCTACCGCTGGCTCTGCCGGCATCTGCACTCGCCGTGGCGCACCTGGCTGCTGCTGTTTGTGCTCAGTGCGCCGCCCAACCCCTTCTTCGACGTCGCCGGCATCACCGCCGGCTCGCTGGGGCTGCCCTACTGGTTGTTTCTCAGCGCCACCTTTGCCGGCCGCGTGGTCAAACTGCTCTTCTTCGCCGGCCTGGGCGCCCAGTTTCTCTAG
- a CDS encoding IS5 family transposase (programmed frameshift), whose protein sequence is MEPLLPTRVNTHRFGGGRPRVPDRRCADAIFYVLRTGGQWASLNETDLCAKSTAHDRFQEWVEAGVFLALWKAGVERFDELRGLDWNWLSMDGAMTKAPLGGKKTGPNPTDRGKDGVKRSLLTEGHGVPIGVAIDGANRHDMKLVRATIESLVVERPAPTDAQPQGMCLDKGYDFAEVRAVLAEFGFTAHIRSRGEEAKQLAREAGKIARRWVVERSHSWLNRFRRLLVRWEKKGQHYLAFLHFACALVAFRAAGLFG, encoded by the exons ATGGAACCACTGCTCCCCACGCGGGTAAACACGCACCGCTTTGGCGGAGGCCGGCCGCGTGTGCCTGACCGCCGCTGTGCTGACGCTATCTTTTATGTGCTGCGAACGGGCGGCCAGTGGGCGTCGTTGAATGAGACCGACTTGTGCGCCAAATCCACCGCCCACGACCGTTTTCAAGAATGGGTCGAGGCTGGCGTGTTCCTCGCACTGTGGAAAGCCGGTGTCGAACGCTTCGATGAATTGCGAGGGCTGGACTGGAACTGGCTGAGTATGGACGGGGCGATGACCAAAGCGCCG TTGGGGGGGAAAAAGACCGGCCCAAATCCCACTGACCGTGGCAAAGACGGCGTCAAACGCTCGCTGCTGACCGAGGGCCACGGCGTGCCAATTGGCGTAGCCATTGATGGCGCGAACCGTCACGATATGAAGCTGGTGCGCGCCACGATTGAAAGCCTTGTGGTCGAGCGACCCGCCCCGACGGACGCGCAGCCTCAGGGGATGTGCCTGGATAAAGGGTACGACTTTGCGGAAGTGCGGGCGGTGCTGGCGGAGTTCGGCTTTACCGCACACATTCGCAGTCGTGGAGAGGAAGCTAAGCAACTCGCCCGCGAGGCCGGCAAGATAGCACGGCGCTGGGTGGTGGAGCGCAGCCATAGCTGGCTCAACCGCTTTCGCCGCTTGTTGGTGCGCTGGGAGAAAAAGGGCCAGCACTATCTTGCCTTCCTGCACTTTGCCTGTGCCTTGGTCGCCTTTCGCGCCGCTGGGTTATTCGGATAG